From a region of the Acidicapsa acidisoli genome:
- a CDS encoding 2,3,4,5-tetrahydropyridine-2,6-dicarboxylate N-succinyltransferase encodes MTLQPLQRTIEHYFSHPETATDFTLQAKALEVFLALRTALEHGELRATEPDSSSPTGWRVNAWVKQGILLGFRLGVLVEFPSESQTQGALSFVDKNTYPSRKFSPADGVRVVPGGSSVRAGAYVARSVVCMPPMYINVGAYVDEGTMVDSHALVGSCAQIGKRVHLSAAAQIGGVLEPVNASPVVIEDDVLVGGNTGVYEGTIVRKGAVLAPGTILTRGTPVFDLVHGEVLRATPELPLIIPEGAVVVPGSRAVGRGKGAEWGLSIYAPVIVKYRDEKTDLSTTLEDLLR; translated from the coding sequence ATGACTTTGCAACCGTTGCAGCGAACGATTGAGCATTATTTCTCCCACCCAGAGACAGCAACCGATTTCACCTTGCAAGCAAAGGCATTAGAGGTCTTTCTTGCGTTACGCACCGCGCTGGAGCACGGCGAGTTACGCGCAACCGAGCCAGACAGTTCCAGCCCCACGGGCTGGCGGGTCAATGCCTGGGTCAAGCAGGGGATTCTCCTGGGCTTTCGGCTGGGCGTTCTGGTGGAATTTCCCTCGGAAAGCCAAACGCAAGGCGCGCTTTCCTTCGTTGACAAAAACACCTATCCATCGCGGAAATTCAGTCCAGCGGACGGCGTGCGCGTCGTTCCTGGCGGCTCAAGCGTGCGCGCCGGTGCCTACGTCGCGCGTTCGGTGGTCTGCATGCCTCCGATGTACATCAACGTCGGGGCGTATGTGGACGAGGGCACGATGGTGGATTCGCACGCGCTGGTGGGCAGTTGCGCGCAGATCGGCAAACGTGTGCATCTGAGCGCGGCGGCCCAGATCGGCGGCGTACTGGAACCGGTAAATGCCAGTCCTGTAGTGATCGAGGACGACGTGCTCGTGGGCGGTAATACAGGCGTTTACGAGGGCACGATCGTGCGCAAGGGCGCGGTCCTCGCTCCAGGGACGATCCTAACGCGCGGGACGCCGGTCTTTGATCTGGTGCATGGCGAGGTGCTGCGGGCGACGCCCGAACTGCCCCTGATCATTCCCGAGGGTGCGGTCGTGGTTCCGGGATCGAGAGCGGTGGGACGCGGCAAGGGCGCCGAATGGGGATTGAGCATCTATGCACCGGTAATCGTGAAGTATCGCGATGAAAAGACCGACCTGAGTACGACCCTCGAAGACCTGCTGCGGTAA
- a CDS encoding VOC family protein — MSFRTLQVIPVLRIFSVEKAKEFYLDYLGFKLDFEHRFDEDAPLFMQISRDGLVLRLSEHHGDGTPGSVFTAYVEGVRELHAELETKNYGYYRPGIEETFYGALQLTLLDPFGNRLMLDELRKPTETPAES; from the coding sequence ATGAGCTTTCGCACCCTGCAGGTTATTCCGGTCCTGCGCATCTTTTCTGTCGAGAAGGCGAAGGAATTCTACCTCGACTACCTCGGATTCAAGTTGGACTTTGAGCACCGCTTCGATGAGGACGCGCCACTGTTCATGCAGATTTCGCGGGACGGTCTGGTGCTCCGGCTCTCGGAGCACCACGGCGACGGGACTCCGGGATCAGTTTTCACCGCATACGTTGAGGGCGTCCGCGAACTGCACGCTGAATTAGAGACGAAGAACTACGGCTACTATCGTCCCGGCATTGAAGAAACCTTCTACGGTGCGCTGCAGTTGACGCTGCTGGACCCTTTCGGCAACCGCCTGATGCTGGACGAACTCCGAAAACCAACCGAAACCCCTGCCGAATCCTAG
- a CDS encoding PadR family transcriptional regulator: MAKKNDLLPGTLDMLILKTLTRAPLHGYGIALSIKRLSEDVLTVEEGSLYPALQRLLLQGWVKAEWKQTETNRRARYYTLTAEGRKQLGLELSEFERMITAIGRVLQDA, encoded by the coding sequence ATGGCAAAGAAAAACGACCTGCTGCCGGGAACGCTAGACATGCTGATCCTGAAGACGTTGACCCGCGCGCCGCTGCATGGATACGGGATTGCGCTCTCGATCAAGCGGCTCTCGGAGGATGTCCTCACGGTTGAAGAGGGTTCGCTCTATCCGGCATTGCAGCGGCTCTTGCTGCAGGGATGGGTGAAGGCGGAGTGGAAGCAGACCGAAACCAACCGCCGGGCGCGCTACTACACGCTGACTGCAGAAGGGCGCAAGCAACTGGGACTGGAGCTTTCGGAATTCGAGCGGATGATTACGGCGATTGGGCGGGTGTTGCAGGACGCATAG